A single region of the Vagococcus teuberi genome encodes:
- the ileS gene encoding isoleucine--tRNA ligase codes for MKMKETLHLGKTSFPMRGNLPVREVEWQKEWEEKDLYGQRQKLNEGKPTFILHDGPPYANGNIHLGHALNKVSKDIIVRFKSMSGFRAPFVPGWDTHGLPIEQVLTKKGVKRKEMPRAEYLEMCKEYALSQVDKQRNDFKRLGVSGDWNNPYITLTPDYEAAQIRVFGKMAEKGYIYKGLKPIYWSPSSESSLAEAEIEYKDIKSASIYVAFDVKDGGDVLDSDTSFVIWTTTPWTLPANLAISVNPEYVYVVVEADGKKFVVAKELLETVTKEIGWETVSVIKEIKGTELENLTAQHPFYDRESRLILGDHVTLDAGTGLVHTAPGHGEDDYIVCRKYGIEVISPVDSRGCYTDEAPGFEGIFYDKANPMITEMLEESGHLLKLDFFTHSYPHDWRTKKPVIYRATPQWFASIDKFRGDILSEIEKVDWIIPWGRTRLYNMVRDRGDWVISRQRAWGVPLPVFYAESGEAIITPETTEYVANLFAEYGSKVWFEREAKELLPEGFTHPGSPNGEFTKETDIMDVWFDSGSSHEAVLKGRSDLSFPADLYLEGSDQYRGWFNSSITTSVAINGVAPYKAVLSQGFTLDPQGRKQSKSLGNTIEPNKVTNQMGADILRLWVSSVDYESDVKVDMNTLTQIAEVYRKIRNTMRFLLANTSDFDVKKDRVEYDKLRSVDKYMMIRLNDTVKTIRDKGYENYSFSTVYKSLVNFCTNDLSAFYLDFAKDVVYIEAVDNHERRAMQTVFYDILVTLTKLMTPILPFTSEEIWSHLQEKEEYVQLSELPGYDTYPDQEDIMELWDGFMEVRTNVLKALEEARNSKLIGKSFEAKVTIYPNEPKAMLLNALNTNLAQVLIVSDLVVEKPTTEVPEEAVRFNDVAILVESAQGETCQRCRAIKEDVGSHKDLPTLCDRCAEIVETNYPEAVAEGLE; via the coding sequence ATGAAAATGAAAGAAACGTTGCATTTAGGAAAAACAAGTTTTCCAATGCGTGGTAATTTACCAGTAAGAGAAGTAGAATGGCAAAAAGAATGGGAAGAAAAAGATCTTTATGGACAACGTCAAAAACTAAATGAAGGCAAACCAACATTTATTTTACATGATGGACCACCGTACGCAAATGGAAATATCCATTTAGGTCATGCATTAAACAAAGTTAGTAAAGACATCATTGTTCGTTTTAAATCAATGTCAGGTTTTCGTGCACCATTTGTACCAGGTTGGGATACTCATGGGTTACCAATTGAACAAGTTTTGACCAAAAAAGGTGTTAAACGCAAAGAAATGCCTAGAGCAGAATACTTAGAAATGTGTAAAGAATACGCACTTAGCCAAGTTGATAAACAACGTAACGATTTTAAGCGATTAGGTGTGTCAGGTGATTGGAATAATCCATACATCACTCTTACACCAGATTACGAAGCAGCACAAATCCGAGTATTTGGAAAAATGGCGGAAAAAGGATATATCTATAAAGGATTAAAACCAATTTACTGGTCTCCTTCTAGTGAGTCTTCATTAGCTGAAGCAGAAATTGAATACAAAGACATTAAATCTGCATCAATTTATGTTGCGTTTGATGTGAAAGATGGCGGAGATGTATTAGATAGTGACACAAGTTTTGTGATTTGGACAACAACTCCTTGGACGTTACCTGCTAATTTAGCAATCAGTGTAAATCCTGAATATGTTTATGTTGTAGTAGAAGCAGATGGTAAAAAATTTGTCGTAGCAAAAGAGTTACTTGAAACAGTGACAAAAGAAATTGGTTGGGAAACTGTTTCAGTTATTAAAGAGATTAAAGGGACAGAGCTAGAAAATCTAACAGCTCAACACCCATTTTATGATAGAGAATCTCGTTTAATTCTTGGAGACCACGTTACATTAGATGCCGGTACTGGTTTAGTCCATACAGCTCCTGGACATGGGGAAGATGACTACATTGTATGTCGTAAATATGGTATTGAGGTTATTTCACCTGTGGATTCTCGTGGATGTTATACAGATGAAGCACCTGGATTTGAAGGAATCTTCTACGATAAAGCTAATCCAATGATTACAGAAATGTTAGAAGAAAGTGGTCATTTACTAAAACTTGATTTCTTTACACATAGTTACCCACATGATTGGCGTACAAAAAAACCTGTAATTTATCGTGCGACACCACAATGGTTTGCATCAATTGATAAATTTAGAGGGGATATTCTATCTGAAATTGAAAAAGTTGACTGGATTATTCCATGGGGAAGAACACGTCTATATAACATGGTTCGTGACCGCGGCGATTGGGTTATCTCTAGACAACGTGCTTGGGGTGTGCCATTACCAGTATTTTATGCTGAAAGTGGTGAGGCAATTATTACACCTGAAACAACAGAATACGTGGCGAATTTATTCGCTGAGTATGGATCTAAAGTTTGGTTTGAAAGAGAAGCGAAAGAATTATTACCAGAAGGCTTTACACATCCAGGTAGTCCAAATGGCGAATTTACAAAAGAAACTGATATCATGGATGTTTGGTTTGACTCTGGTTCATCACATGAAGCTGTATTAAAAGGCAGAAGTGATTTATCATTCCCAGCTGACTTGTACTTAGAAGGATCCGACCAATATCGTGGATGGTTCAACTCAAGTATTACAACAAGTGTGGCAATTAATGGCGTTGCACCATATAAAGCAGTTCTTTCTCAAGGATTTACATTAGACCCACAAGGACGTAAACAAAGTAAATCTTTAGGAAATACGATTGAGCCAAATAAAGTAACCAATCAAATGGGTGCAGATATTTTAAGACTTTGGGTATCAAGTGTCGATTATGAATCAGATGTTAAAGTAGACATGAACACATTAACTCAAATTGCTGAAGTTTACCGTAAAATTCGTAATACAATGCGTTTCTTATTAGCAAATACATCTGATTTTGATGTGAAAAAAGACCGTGTTGAATATGATAAATTACGTTCAGTTGATAAATATATGATGATTCGTTTGAATGATACAGTTAAAACAATTCGTGATAAAGGATATGAAAACTATTCATTCTCTACAGTTTATAAGAGCTTAGTTAATTTCTGTACGAATGATTTATCAGCCTTCTATTTAGACTTCGCTAAAGATGTTGTCTATATCGAAGCAGTAGACAATCATGAACGCCGTGCAATGCAAACAGTATTTTATGATATTTTAGTGACATTAACTAAATTAATGACACCAATCTTACCATTTACTTCTGAAGAAATCTGGTCTCATTTACAAGAGAAAGAAGAATACGTACAACTTTCTGAATTACCTGGATATGATACTTACCCAGATCAAGAAGATATCATGGAACTTTGGGATGGTTTCATGGAAGTGAGAACAAACGTCTTAAAGGCGCTTGAAGAAGCAAGAAATAGTAAGCTGATTGGTAAATCATTTGAAGCAAAAGTAACGATTTATCCAAATGAACCAAAAGCAATGTTATTAAATGCATTAAATACTAACTTAGCACAAGTATTGATTGTATCTGATTTAGTCGTTGAAAAACCAACAACTGAAGTACCAGAAGAAGCTGTAAGATTTAATGATGTGGCTATTTTAGTTGAATCTGCTCAAGGTGAAACATGTCAACGTTGTCGTGCCATTAAAGAAGATGTAGGAAGTCATAAAGACTTACCAACATTGTGTGATCGTTGTGCTGAAATTGTTGAAACAAATTATCCAGAAGCTGTGGCTGAAGGGTTAGAATAA
- a CDS encoding LacI family DNA-binding transcriptional regulator, translating to MTTIIDVAKKAGVSKSTVSRVVSNKGYVSQETRQKIEKAMHELGYIPNMLARNLQSGLTKTIAFISHDFNQHTSIFLNAFTKTALNHDFYVNLYVTGGDKDKELDALNLMKYKQVDAIFIFTRSNSWDKIIPFKKFGPISTWHRIDSPDIYSSYVNQYESYLMSLEFLLTRDYQSIGHILGDENNKNTIARIKALNHFYDYHPELKKDCDWIFVNSSHLNTGRDIAKKWASSIHKPDALVFYTDFIAAECISELQLLGIKVPEDLGIMGFDNSTISEIVHLTTVDCHLETQALNCFNYLHSQLKQLDFKPKDITQDLVIRSSTK from the coding sequence ATGACAACAATTATTGATGTAGCAAAAAAAGCAGGTGTTTCAAAGTCTACCGTATCTCGTGTCGTTTCTAACAAAGGATATGTTAGTCAAGAAACACGACAAAAAATTGAAAAAGCCATGCATGAATTAGGCTATATTCCAAATATGCTAGCACGTAATTTACAGTCAGGATTAACTAAAACCATAGCTTTTATTTCTCATGACTTTAATCAACATACCAGTATCTTTTTAAATGCATTTACTAAAACAGCTCTAAACCACGATTTCTACGTTAATTTGTATGTAACTGGAGGAGATAAGGATAAAGAGTTAGATGCGCTTAATTTAATGAAGTACAAACAAGTTGATGCTATTTTTATCTTTACAAGAAGCAATTCATGGGATAAAATTATCCCTTTTAAAAAATTTGGTCCTATTTCAACATGGCATCGAATTGATTCTCCAGATATTTATTCGTCTTATGTCAATCAATATGAGAGTTACCTTATGTCACTAGAATTTTTGTTAACACGTGACTATCAATCAATTGGTCACATTTTAGGAGATGAAAATAACAAAAATACTATTGCACGTATTAAAGCTCTCAATCATTTCTATGACTATCATCCAGAATTAAAAAAAGACTGCGATTGGATATTTGTAAACTCTAGTCATCTTAATACCGGACGAGATATAGCAAAAAAATGGGCTAGCTCTATACATAAGCCTGATGCACTCGTTTTTTATACCGATTTTATTGCAGCTGAGTGTATTTCTGAATTACAACTATTAGGAATTAAAGTACCTGAAGACCTTGGAATTATGGGGTTTGATAACAGTACTATCAGTGAGATTGTTCATTTGACTACTGTTGATTGTCATTTAGAAACACAAGCCTTAAATTGCTTTAACTATCTCCATAGCCAACTAAAACAACTTGATTTTAAACCCAAAGATATTACACAAGATTTAGTCATTCGTTCGTCCACAAAATAA
- a CDS encoding beta-glucoside-specific PTS transporter subunit IIABC — translation MAKLSNRELATQVLELVGGKENVSSVVHCATRLRFKLKDESIAKTEEIKKIPDVIQVVQSGGQYQVVVGSRVSDVFNELLDVSGLGEPTEDEKKDSNIFNKFVDIISGVFTPFLGALAGTGVLKGLLSILLLTGVLTDKSGTYQILYAASDGLMQFLPFAVAFTAAKKFKTDPFIALSIAGALLYPSITQMAGEQVALSFMGLPVIISPTGYMQTVIPIILFVWLQKYIEKFMKKIIPEFLKIILVPMFTIMIMVPLTFVAIGPLGTIIGTGLGTAYTAVFNFSPILAGAVMGGLWQVFVMFGMHWGLIPIALNNLTQYGFDTLTPMLLGAVLAQAGAAFAVFLRTKNEKRKALALSGTLTAIFGITEPTVYGVTLPLKKPFIASCIGGAVGGAVIGGAGVKLFASGLISVLSIPGFVSTIDGVESNVMMGIIGSIVSIVVAFVMTLVIGFDKEVESNNEEPNNEEPNNVSSGTTSQSESREELVSPVTGEVVPLSEVKDEVFSSGALGKGIAINPTIGELYAPATGEITTVFPTGHAIGMTTNDGSEILIHIGMDTVELDGKGFDIKAKQGDKVNQGDLLGYFDIDYIKEAGKPVVTPIVVTNSDQFLDVLTLDQKDIVSGEELLVVIK, via the coding sequence ATGGCAAAGCTTTCTAATAGAGAGTTAGCGACACAAGTTTTAGAATTAGTTGGAGGAAAGGAAAATGTTAGTAGTGTTGTTCATTGTGCAACACGCCTACGATTCAAATTGAAAGATGAATCAATTGCTAAGACTGAAGAGATAAAAAAAATACCAGATGTTATCCAAGTCGTTCAAAGTGGAGGTCAATATCAAGTTGTAGTAGGAAGTAGAGTATCGGATGTCTTTAATGAATTACTAGATGTATCTGGGCTTGGAGAGCCAACAGAAGATGAGAAAAAAGATAGTAACATTTTTAATAAATTTGTTGATATTATATCAGGTGTTTTTACACCATTTTTAGGAGCACTGGCAGGAACTGGTGTATTAAAAGGGCTATTATCTATTTTATTATTGACAGGTGTTTTAACAGACAAGTCAGGAACTTATCAAATTCTTTATGCGGCATCAGACGGATTAATGCAATTTTTACCATTTGCTGTTGCGTTTACAGCTGCTAAAAAATTTAAGACAGATCCTTTTATTGCCTTATCAATAGCAGGAGCTCTATTATACCCATCTATCACACAAATGGCAGGAGAACAAGTAGCATTGTCATTTATGGGGCTACCTGTCATCATTAGTCCAACAGGTTATATGCAAACAGTGATCCCAATCATATTGTTTGTTTGGTTACAAAAATATATTGAGAAATTTATGAAAAAAATTATTCCTGAATTTTTAAAAATTATTTTAGTCCCAATGTTTACTATTATGATCATGGTACCGTTAACTTTTGTTGCAATAGGGCCTTTAGGTACAATTATTGGAACAGGATTAGGAACAGCTTATACAGCAGTCTTTAATTTTAGTCCTATATTAGCAGGTGCAGTTATGGGTGGCTTATGGCAAGTGTTTGTAATGTTTGGGATGCATTGGGGTCTTATCCCCATAGCATTGAATAACTTAACACAATATGGTTTTGATACTTTAACACCAATGTTATTGGGAGCTGTTTTAGCTCAGGCAGGAGCTGCTTTTGCGGTATTTTTGAGAACAAAGAATGAAAAACGAAAAGCATTGGCACTCTCAGGAACGTTGACTGCTATTTTTGGTATTACTGAACCGACTGTTTATGGTGTGACTTTACCTCTAAAAAAACCATTTATCGCTTCTTGTATCGGTGGAGCTGTTGGTGGGGCAGTTATCGGTGGAGCTGGTGTTAAACTATTTGCTAGTGGTTTGATAAGTGTATTATCAATACCTGGCTTTGTGAGTACGATTGATGGTGTTGAATCAAACGTTATGATGGGAATTATTGGAAGTATTGTATCTATTGTTGTAGCATTTGTTATGACGTTGGTTATTGGATTTGATAAAGAAGTAGAATCAAATAATGAGGAACCAAATAATGAGGAACCAAATAATGTATCATCTGGTACAACAAGTCAATCAGAATCAAGAGAAGAGTTAGTTTCTCCTGTAACAGGTGAGGTTGTTCCACTATCTGAAGTCAAAGACGAAGTATTTTCTTCTGGTGCGTTAGGAAAAGGTATCGCTATTAATCCAACTATCGGTGAGTTATATGCACCAGCAACAGGAGAAATTACCACTGTATTTCCAACAGGGCATGCAATAGGTATGACAACAAATGATGGTTCTGAGATACTGATCCATATTGGTATGGATACTGTTGAGTTAGACGGAAAAGGATTTGATATTAAAGCTAAGCAAGGGGATAAAGTAAATCAAGGTGATTTATTAGGATACTTCGATATTGATTATATTAAGGAAGCAGGAAAACCTGTCGTCACGCCAATAGTAGTTACAAATTCAGATCAGTTTTTAGATGTCCTTACATTAGATCAAAAAGATATTGTATCAGGAGAAGAATTATTAGTGGTAATCAAATAA
- a CDS encoding DUF4430 domain-containing protein, producing the protein MKKLNRLVLGATLIVTLAGCGAKDSQKTTESSESSAKVSIVLKEENKEFDSKEVSVKEDAVLYDVLKDNYNIEDTKGFITSIDGHKQDEKANKYWLYTINGKQAEKGVQETNVSDGDNVVFDLSKLD; encoded by the coding sequence ATGAAAAAACTAAATCGTTTGGTATTAGGAGCAACTCTGATTGTTACACTTGCAGGATGTGGAGCAAAAGACAGTCAAAAAACGACAGAATCTAGTGAATCTAGTGCTAAAGTCAGCATTGTTTTAAAAGAAGAAAATAAAGAATTTGATTCAAAAGAAGTTAGTGTGAAAGAAGACGCTGTGTTATATGATGTATTAAAGGATAATTACAATATAGAAGATACAAAAGGATTTATCACCTCTATAGATGGTCATAAGCAAGATGAAAAAGCGAATAAATATTGGTTATATACAATCAATGGAAAACAAGCTGAAAAAGGTGTACAAGAAACAAACGTATCAGATGGAGATAATGTCGTATTTGATTTATCTAAATTAGATTAG
- a CDS encoding potassium-transporting ATPase subunit F produces MIIISFIVAVALLIYLFYKLFLGD; encoded by the coding sequence ATGATAATTATCTCGTTTATAGTAGCAGTCGCATTACTAATATATTTATTTTATAAGTTATTTTTGGGGGATTAG
- a CDS encoding ECF transporter S component, which produces MLKKITTKEITMIALLTAFCVVGRMLTTWIPNVQPITATLILVALYMGGIQAMVIGALSILITNFYLGMGIWTIAQILSFCAIILVVVLLKRIIPIKTSFFTQLIVSGLSGFFYGFLISVMLAPFLGVQNFWAYYITGMSFDMMHAFGTVFFYAILKKPFVYIIEKEINTKR; this is translated from the coding sequence ATGTTAAAAAAAATAACTACAAAAGAGATTACGATGATTGCGTTATTGACTGCTTTTTGTGTTGTTGGACGAATGTTAACAACTTGGATACCTAATGTACAGCCTATTACCGCAACGCTGATTCTTGTGGCGTTATACATGGGTGGAATTCAGGCGATGGTCATTGGAGCATTATCTATTTTGATTACTAATTTTTATTTAGGGATGGGGATTTGGACTATTGCCCAGATACTATCTTTTTGCGCGATTATTTTAGTGGTTGTATTGCTGAAAAGAATAATCCCTATTAAGACTAGCTTTTTTACGCAACTAATAGTAAGTGGTTTATCAGGATTTTTCTATGGTTTTTTAATTTCTGTTATGCTAGCACCATTTTTGGGCGTACAAAACTTTTGGGCTTACTATATTACAGGAATGAGCTTTGATATGATGCATGCGTTTGGTACAGTTTTTTTCTATGCTATATTGAAAAAGCCATTTGTTTACATTATTGAAAAAGAAATAAATACAAAGAGATAG
- a CDS encoding 6-phospho-beta-glucosidase, with protein sequence MGFRQDFLWGGATAANQCEGAYREDGRGLANVDLAPVGKDRAAVITGEMKMFEFDEHHFYPAKEAIDMYHRYKEDIALFAEMGFKTYRLSIAWSRIFPKGDENEPNEAGLKYYEDLFKECKKYGIEPLVTITHFDCPMHLVEKYGAWRSRELVGFYENLCHVIFNRYKGLVKYWLTFNEINMILHAPFMGAGLYFEEGENKEQIKYQAAHHELLASAIATKIAHEVDPENKVGCMLAAGANYAYTSKPEDVWASRKADRENYFFIDVQSRGEYPSYALKEMERKGITLPIQEGDLELLKEHTVDFVSFSYYSSRLQSTDPAVNEQTSGNIFESLKNPYLESSEWGWQIDPLGLRITLNDLYDRYQKPLFIVENGLGAVDTPDENGYVADDYRIEYLAEHIKAMRDAVEIDGVDLLGYTTWGCIDLVSAGTGEMKKRYGFIYVDRDNEGNGTLNRSKKKSFDWYKKVIATNGEDLSNS encoded by the coding sequence ATGGGATTTAGACAAGATTTTTTATGGGGTGGCGCAACAGCAGCCAATCAATGTGAAGGAGCATATCGTGAAGATGGTCGAGGATTAGCGAATGTGGATTTAGCGCCAGTCGGAAAAGACCGTGCAGCAGTTATTACTGGAGAGATGAAAATGTTTGAATTTGATGAACATCATTTTTATCCAGCCAAAGAAGCAATTGATATGTACCATCGTTACAAAGAAGATATTGCGTTATTTGCAGAGATGGGATTTAAAACATATCGCTTATCCATCGCTTGGTCTCGTATTTTTCCAAAAGGTGATGAAAATGAACCAAATGAAGCAGGTTTAAAATATTATGAAGACTTATTTAAAGAATGTAAAAAATATGGGATTGAACCATTAGTTACGATAACTCATTTTGATTGTCCAATGCATTTAGTTGAAAAATACGGTGCATGGAGAAGCCGTGAATTAGTCGGTTTTTATGAAAATCTGTGTCATGTTATTTTTAATCGTTATAAAGGTTTAGTAAAATACTGGTTAACGTTTAATGAAATTAATATGATTTTACATGCCCCATTTATGGGAGCAGGGCTTTATTTTGAAGAGGGTGAAAATAAAGAACAAATCAAGTACCAAGCTGCTCATCATGAATTACTAGCTAGTGCGATTGCCACAAAAATTGCCCATGAAGTTGATCCAGAAAACAAGGTAGGATGTATGCTTGCTGCAGGAGCAAACTATGCTTATACTAGTAAACCTGAAGATGTTTGGGCGTCAAGAAAAGCTGATAGAGAAAACTATTTCTTTATTGATGTTCAATCTCGTGGCGAGTACCCGTCTTATGCGTTAAAAGAAATGGAACGAAAAGGTATTACATTACCAATTCAAGAAGGCGATTTAGAATTATTGAAAGAGCACACTGTTGACTTCGTGTCATTTTCTTATTATTCATCAAGATTGCAATCGACGGATCCAGCGGTGAATGAACAAACGAGTGGTAATATCTTTGAGTCACTTAAAAATCCTTATTTAGAGTCAAGTGAGTGGGGATGGCAAATTGATCCACTAGGATTAAGAATCACGTTGAATGATTTATACGATCGCTATCAAAAACCATTGTTTATTGTAGAAAATGGATTAGGTGCTGTGGATACACCAGATGAAAATGGTTATGTTGCAGATGATTACCGTATTGAGTATTTAGCAGAGCATATCAAAGCGATGAGAGATGCCGTAGAAATTGATGGGGTCGATTTATTAGGCTATACGACTTGGGGATGTATTGATTTAGTCAGTGCGGGTACTGGTGAAATGAAAAAACGTTATGGATTTATTTATGTAGATCGTGACAATGAAGGAAATGGAACACTTAATCGTAGTAAGAAAAAATCATTTGATTGGTATAAAAAAGTCATTGCAACAAATGGAGAAGATTTGAGCAATAGCTAA
- a CDS encoding IS3 family transposase, which yields MLIIKQLKKRAFHSVLKAKTFSLHPELGSSIFSVIKTVQNFINYYNKKRIQQKYDYLSPVEYRKKSNRIGVFITVSF from the coding sequence ATGCTTATTATCAAGCAACTAAAGAAAAGAGCGTTCCACTCTGTCCTAAAGGCTAAAACGTTCTCATTACACCCAGAGCTTGGAAGCTCTATATTTAGTGTAATTAAAACTGTACAAAATTTCATCAACTATTATAATAAAAAAAGAATTCAACAAAAATACGATTACTTATCTCCTGTTGAATATCGAAAAAAAAGTAATCGCATAGGTGTTTTTATTACTGTCTCATTTTAG
- a CDS encoding potassium-transporting ATPase subunit KdpA, whose protein sequence is MIFSAISFVALFLILICQGFLLLNPEGLPGLSLSLAFNTAASFVTNTNWQAYAGEETLSIFSQKIGLTVQNFVSAAIGILVLYVLLLGFKRDRMPKMRQ, encoded by the coding sequence TTGATTTTTAGTGCTATCTCATTTGTTGCCTTATTTTTAATTTTAATTTGTCAGGGATTTTTACTATTAAATCCAGAAGGGCTACCTGGTTTAAGTTTATCGTTAGCGTTTAATACAGCCGCAAGTTTTGTAACGAATACAAACTGGCAAGCTTATGCTGGAGAGGAAACGTTATCCATTTTTAGTCAAAAAATTGGATTAACCGTTCAAAACTTTGTTTCAGCTGCTATAGGTATTTTAGTTTTGTATGTGTTATTACTTGGTTTCAAACGGGACAGGATGCCTAAAATGAGACAGTAA
- the licT gene encoding BglG family transcription antiterminator LicT has product MIIKKILNNNVVISDNKESQEVVVMGKGIAFNKKVGDKISLIAIDKMFVNHFGSERQEMEKLVEKIPPDIIEVSKEIMLLAEKEIGYNYSEKSYLSLTDHLFYAIERARENISLPNPLLFDIKKFYSKEFKVALKAVEIVKDKLNVDMTEEEAGVIAMHLANSVTDYQDMATTMKNTEIVKNILNVVRRYFGCEFDENSTNYQRMVTHIQFFVQRIMNNELSEETDDFLYELVQSKYPEAFQCSLRVKDYLLTKRDISISHSEIIYLTIHINRVVNNK; this is encoded by the coding sequence ATGATTATAAAAAAAATTTTAAATAATAATGTGGTAATTTCTGATAATAAAGAATCTCAAGAAGTAGTTGTGATGGGCAAAGGCATCGCATTTAATAAAAAAGTTGGAGATAAAATATCTTTAATTGCTATTGATAAGATGTTTGTTAATCATTTCGGAAGCGAAAGACAAGAGATGGAAAAATTGGTCGAAAAAATACCACCAGATATCATCGAAGTATCTAAAGAGATTATGTTATTAGCAGAAAAAGAAATTGGTTATAATTACTCTGAGAAATCTTATTTAAGTTTAACTGATCATTTGTTTTATGCTATAGAACGGGCTCGCGAGAATATTTCACTTCCTAATCCATTATTATTTGATATAAAAAAGTTTTATTCAAAAGAATTTAAAGTCGCTTTAAAAGCGGTTGAAATTGTGAAGGATAAGCTAAATGTGGACATGACAGAGGAAGAAGCAGGTGTGATAGCCATGCATTTGGCCAATAGTGTGACAGATTATCAGGATATGGCTACGACGATGAAAAATACAGAAATTGTAAAAAATATTCTTAATGTTGTTAGGCGATATTTTGGATGCGAGTTTGATGAGAACTCTACTAACTATCAAAGAATGGTTACTCATATTCAGTTTTTTGTGCAACGTATCATGAATAATGAGTTAAGTGAAGAAACGGATGATTTTCTTTATGAACTAGTGCAGTCTAAGTATCCTGAGGCGTTTCAGTGTAGCTTAAGAGTGAAAGATTATCTATTGACTAAGCGAGATATTTCAATTAGTCATTCAGAGATAATCTATTTAACAATTCATATAAACCGAGTAGTCAATAATAAATAA
- a CDS encoding IS3 family transposase, giving the protein MLKKIQGIRKDVEKELFIKLVDYYKDVLSVTWLCHYFGVARSTYYRWTTQEDIEDIRIKMIQQLCKENKFTYGYRKITFLLRKKIIINHKVVQRIMQKYGWSCKVKIKKKQRPGSFYFKTSNVIDRDFRSIKPLEKLTTDTTYLDYGPKRLYLSSIMDLFNGEILSYTISEKQDISCLLDTLNKLPKLPDNCILHSDQGSVYTSYAYYQATKEKSVPLCPKG; this is encoded by the coding sequence ATGTTAAAAAAAATACAAGGAATTAGAAAAGATGTGGAAAAAGAACTATTTATAAAATTAGTTGATTATTATAAAGACGTGCTATCTGTTACATGGTTATGTCACTATTTTGGTGTAGCTAGGAGTACTTATTATCGTTGGACTACGCAGGAAGATATAGAGGATATTCGAATTAAAATGATTCAGCAGCTATGTAAAGAAAATAAATTCACTTATGGTTATCGAAAGATTACTTTTTTACTTCGTAAAAAGATAATAATTAATCATAAAGTTGTTCAACGTATTATGCAAAAATACGGATGGAGTTGTAAAGTGAAAATAAAGAAAAAACAACGCCCAGGCTCTTTTTACTTTAAAACCTCTAATGTAATTGATAGAGACTTTAGATCGATTAAGCCGTTAGAAAAACTAACAACAGACACCACTTATCTTGATTATGGTCCTAAGAGACTCTATCTTTCTAGCATTATGGATTTATTTAATGGAGAGATACTCTCTTATACAATAAGTGAAAAACAGGACATTTCTTGTCTTTTAGACACACTAAATAAATTACCTAAACTTCCAGATAATTGTATACTTCATTCAGATCAAGGTTCTGTATATACGTCATATGCTTATTATCAAGCAACTAAAGAAAAGAGCGTTCCACTCTGTCCTAAAGGCTAA